The window TCTGTTTAAAAAAAGGCGGAATATATAATCAGACTTTGAAGACTAAAGTTGCAAAAAGCGAGTAATACTGATACACAAACACTAGACACAAACCTCAACACCATGAGGTCCAATTCTGTTGCGTGATATGAAATTCAGAACAAGATTCGCGAACTCCTCCGGTACATCTTCCTGCATCCACGTAGATCATCATTGCACAAAAAGACTCAAATGTAAGAATCATTAGGCAATCGCATTTTTTTTACCTGTATGGCATGTCCAGTGTGTTTAACCACGATCATCTGGAACTTTCCTTGCATTTGACCAATTGTGAGGGTCCTAATCCAATTTAACAACACCATTATTACGACAGGCTAAAGATTTCAATCCAACTGAAGTTGAGACCTTAGCCAGAGTTCCAGAGGGACAAAAACAGATTTACCTGTCCAACCTATCAGTTCCAGCTAATAACAAGAGTTTTGGAACAGGAGATGACAAAAACTTCTCTGAGAGACCATCATACCTGCAAGGCAACTAACATCGAATCATAAACTGTCAAAGAGAGGTATATGTTTACACTCGGATTCACACAACTAGCTGTTGTAACTAATAACTCTTATTATTCGACCGTATCAACAAGCTGCCTTAGACCAAATATGGTCAAGATTCTCTGTGTTGTGCTCAGTGATTTACCGAACTAAAACAAGAGGTAGTGAAGGTCATACCAGCCTTTCCAATATTGCTCCGTTTCCTCTAGACGCGTCCGGTATACATAGCTAGATAAAAGGTTCATATTTCCAGTCATTAGGAAGCACACGTGTGAATACCTCAAAATGGTTACTATAAGTAACAGAGATACGCACCACTGCTTTGAATCATCATATTTGAGAGTTGTGGGGATGGAGACACGAGCAGAATCAATGTTTCTTAACGACCCTCCTCTAACGCTGTATTCAATCTGCAGAAATTATACATTACTTCAAAGATGGCAAATCcaacaaaattttacttttaaaaaatcaatagttGTTTACAGCTTTAGCTCAATCTAAAGAAATCAAGGCAATGAGGGGAGCCTTGAAAGCTGAAAGGCCAAAGTTTTCATCAACAAggattcaacaaaagaaaatatcacaCAGCTGACAGACCAGAagtaaaatactatatattaatgCCATAACACGACACATAAAATTCCTAGATGTCTTGTTTGTATATTCAACCAAGTGTTTAAAAGTTGCTTACTGCTTTTTGGATGCTAGGAAAATGCTGCATTCTGTTTGAGAGAATTTTCTGCATGTGAATCAACGAGGCAATAGCAGTACCCTGCAATGAAAGTGCTTTGATCAATTCATCTCACAAGAGTGCCGACCAAGTGAAAAACATATGAGACTTTTCTATCAGAAAGCAAACCTCAACAACATCCACAACGACAAGCCCAGCCAAACTACTCAATGTTTTATTTGCGGCAACTTCCACAGCGACCGAACCTCCCATGCTATATGTTAATAACATGAAACCAATTTATGAAAACTGTATTACACGACTTCTACATTCTACAGATTTATGCATGCGTCTATCACTACAATCATGTACCAAAGGGAGCCCATATTTATTCCTTACTAAAGAATTGAAGTCATAATCATAGGTTCAGTATACGAAACATTGTACCAAGTATATCATAAAcaactaaaaatttaaactttatcACATATGTTATAGATATATTCAATGGCACACTTGATAAAAATCGATTTCCTCGCTATTCACCAGCCGTCTTACACTTTATGAAAGAGATCATAAACGGCATACagatatgacaaacaaaatgggaaaaaaaaaaaagaaaaaaaacctgtGACCAACTAGGACAATAGCTGGAGGAGAGTCTCCATACAATTCCTTAATCACAGCCAAAACATCATTGCTCATTGTCTGCATTTCCCACCTTACTACATCAGACTCAATTCTCAAATACCAACCAGCTAATGTCTATAATCAAATGAGCAAATCCAGACTCTAGTAAAAACGTTATACCTCGAGCGATAAGTCCAATTCATTCTCTGAAACCGATTTACCATGTCCTCTCAAGTCCATGGCAACCACTCTTGCTTTCTCCTTGATTTTACTTGCCACTATAGAAAACGAAAGCCTAGCAAGATAGAACAGATGGAAACTATTATATTTGTACATGCCTCTTTTAAGTTCCATATTCAGCGAGTTCTCATCAGTGAAGTTTAAACTGAAGAGCCaaggatcaaaaaaaaaacactcacccAGAGTAGCCACCACCATGGAGACAAAATACAACAGGTCCTTCAGTTCCAGCCATATATACGTGAAACACCTAAACAAAGATACACACTCCATTAGAGAGAgcaaagagagaacaaaactaAAACGTTCTGGAGAAACTTGAGAGAGAGCAATTCGTTAAAGCGTTACATCGTCAGATCCAGTGATTGATACATCATCTTCTTTATCGAAATAGCTTGTCCACTCTACAGGCGAATACTTCTCCGACGAACTCCTGAATCCCAGAAAAATTACAGTTGATGATAGAGATGAGAATTGGAGAAACGAAATCAGAATTGAATTTGACTGACGTGGAAGGAGGACGAAGAGGACGAGCGGCGAAGACAGACGCCGGAGCTTCATCTATTGGTTCTACTACATGATCCTCCTCTGAGGTATCTTCACGAAGAGGATTTAAATTTGAAGAAGAATCCATTTGTTGAATTCAGAACAGATCAAATGGGGAATATAGAAAGTAACCTCACAGATCTTtacagttcttcttctttcttctacaACTCGCTTTTCTCCATTTTTCGTGTTTTTTTCAGTCGTTTCAATAGGAAGGTGACACCTCGACGAATGGCAAATTGGACTGggcttatatatttttgggccATTTTAGGCCTATAAGCCCAAAACTGGTCAATATGACTCACACAAAGCGTCAATAATTATGGGAAAAGAGTACAGTTTCAAAAGTAAATTGTCTACCTGTAGTACAAACATCAAGTGTGAATTTCtatccaaaattcaaattttatactCAATTAGTATAAACAGTACCAATTTCAAAATGGATATTGATTCACATGACACGTGTCAGAGTGAGGTAGTATCATCGTGTTTACTCAGATGACACACGTGAGAGTAAATTGTCATCGTTTAcataaaacgacgtcgtttttgaAACGgcaatttaaaaaacaaaaaaactataacaacCAAGATTCAAACTCGAGTGCattaacatttaaaatatatatatatttatatttatatttatatttataagatattaaatacataatatttttaaataccAAACTTGGTtatattgaaattattattgtaagAACATGGGAAATATATTgaattatagtttatataatctataaattatataatggaatatatatatattatataattttaattataatataatattatttcaataaatatcatattattaatatcctataaatattatatcattaacatcttaaatatattaaattagttaataaataaaaagattatattatttatatcttaAAATGTTGAGCTATTGGgtatttaaaatgttatattacTAACATCACTATGATGCCACCTCACTCTCCCACATGTCATTTGAGTCTACATTCATTTTGAAATTGACACCGTTTGTACTAATTGggtatgaaatttaaattttaactaagTTTGGGTAGAAATTGGTACTACATATTTGCACAGGTAAAAATTGATACTTTTAAAATTGTACGGGTATAAAATGACTATTTTTCCAGTTTAGTTTGGATCcgaattttgttttaagaaaaatataagaaagtatataaatttttgaaatagcTAGGGTTAAATTAACTCTCCAGGATCCTAATAAGATCACTGTGTGGACTATTCTCGATCGCGAGATTTTGTTATAGGATGAACTGAACAAAGACGTTGTTTTCGGCATAAGGCACAAGTAGGTTAAACTGACAAAGATTGATATCGCCATATGTTAAAGTAGAAATGATAAAGATTTTGCGGCTGCGGTTTTGGTCTTGTCGGGTTTATTCACCTAATCATCAAGCTAAAAATATTGTCGACATATGTGATGCGACGCAACCGGTTTAGGGCCGTCGTCTGGCTATATACGTGCACTAGCCATGTTTTAAGTTAGCACTTGTAACTTTTTAGTATCACCCACAACTAATATGTATGGCCCATGAGATATCAATCTACAACAAAATGAACAAATACACTGATGTTTCTATATATAGCCGACGAAGTAAAACTTTAATgataaaatttaacaatttttaaaagtatgattatacgaatatatatttttttaaaattctgagaTTGGAAATCTCAAAATCTTATGTGAAATGCTCTggcatctttttttatttaatgtgaATAATTGAGcataaaatcttcttcttctttttttttttttttattgatgtgaATGATAGAGCATCGTATATtacaaagtgaaaaaaaaaaaaaaaaatcacgttTATGTTCTGTGACTTTGAAAATATAGTTTCTTGTTAGGAAGATAATTAATATCATCAGTACTGGTATATCGTATTCGTATATGTTTTGGATTTTACAATTTGCCAAACATCACCAACCGAGGGCCTACCGTACCCTATCTTTCCATCAAAGAAAAATTCCATATCTTGCTTCAAAGCATGCTTATCTTCGTTATATAAACCCCTTCTTTCTCTCAGAGACTCGGACTGATCAACTCCGACTcctttggtaaaaaaaaattacttttaattttaaatactattGTGATCGTGGTCATGCATATATTTTATGTCAATCATCAGTTTCAAGCGtttcctagttttttttttacagtaacCATATTGTTTGATAGCCACTGATAGAGTTGTTTTTCTCTCAATAACTgatatcatcttcttcgttcttcCAAAACCATTGATAGTTGATCTCAATCTCACATccaaaagtttcaaattttaaaccCTTCATGCTAATTTTCAACCTTTTGcaagttcatgtatttttttgttgttgtttgttgttccATGTGTTATATAAACTCTTTGCATAACCAGTGAATCCTTTAATTTCCTTATATAGGTAACTTATTAAAGATGAAGAACGGTCACTCGGAAAGCGAACTCCAAACTCAAATGGTAATTTTATACTTTCTCTCATGTTACATATTGTTCATTTGTTCTGAACAtgaaaaacttttgttttgttcactTATCCATAATCAAGTACGTATGGTTGGTTTTCAATCACACTTCAGTTTGTAAAAGATCTATATAAATTGTCagtcttttcttgttttttttttcttcttactaaaagacgaagaagaaaaaataaaaataaaatatcagtCAGTTTGCAACGTCAAAGTGACAATCAAATTACGTGTTTAATATTAGTAGCTTTGGACCACTCGTTTCCTAAATAGTAATGAAGAATGTGAACTCTCTTGCGAACTTTTTACTCTTTAGATATACATGTCACTGtcatctatttttattttttttcctttgtcaacATCTGTCGGttacaattttactatatattgcACGTTATATTTGAAGTTTTCTTTCTTGTAGTTTTTTAACCTCTTGTCTTGGTTTATATGAAGTTTACTACCATTAGAATCAATTCCAATACTAAACATAATAATCGAATAAGATTGAAAATGCTTTAACACAGAATATTAAAGCAAAAGATGAAAAGCATACTGTATATATTAGTATCAGCTGTCGTCTACCCcgaataataatattgtaactATCTCGAATAAAATGGAAGGTAATCTTgggaatatttatatattaaactaatgaTACTAATACTATACATCCACCAAGTGAATTTTCAGTagtaacttttttaaaacatatttattaacATATTAGTAAAattaatgagatatatatagatatatatatatatatatacatatttattaacatatatacattGTAGTAAAATAAGGTGGTAAAAAGTTGATGATACAAAATAGAATGACTGATAGTACAAAATTTTAGACTACCACTTGGTATTAATTTTGAGACTGTATATAGGCGGAAATAGTATACTATAACATTTCTTAAAAATGTATGGGATTTTATAACTTTTTCcctaattttcaaattttgtttgatatttataatttttaaaaaaaattattgtaccACCATCTATTAAAATCAAATGTATATTTGTCTCGTCATTTTTTGTACCGTCCTcctttttaaattgtttttttaccaCCAAATCATTTTTGTAATCTTGTCTTAGAGGGTTTCaagattaattattttggtattttcaaATAGTAAATTTTTCAATTCTACGTCCTAAAGAACATAAGAGTGAATGATTCCTAGATTAGGAAAAGTGACAGCTATCCACGAAGTGGCAACAACTCGTGTCACCACCACCGCCTCGTGGCGGCTGGCGTCTAAGCGCATCATCTTGCTATATATTCCTTCTTTTGCTTCTGTTATCTTcgccaccaaaaaaaaaaagaaactaattatcaaaacatctttttttaaaaaattcttaatagTTAGTTATAAAGAACATGAAACATTTGGTACTAAAAGGCTACAACTTTTTTTAGCTAGCTTATTGATTTAGTCATACATGttaatcaaattttgatttaCAATTTTTGTAGATTGGAAATGAGAGACTTCCTCAAGTAACGTGGCAAAGGAAGTTGAACAGCAATGTAAAGAACCCTTCTGAGTTCCAGATGAGTATAAGAGATCTTCTTCATCtggtacattttttttttatagttataagCTAAATCAATGACTTAAGTTTATTCAGATGATTGTAGATATTAaaacttgtttctctctttctctccttgtgTGGCTTTTCTGGAAGTTTCCAATAGGCTACAGATTGTGGCGTTACACTAAAGAACAAGCTGTTAAAGGAAAAGTGAGTTGCTTTATAatgtattcacaaaaaaaaaacatttgttcttTAACACCACATTCTGAAACTACGATTTCTTGATTAGGTTTCGATGTACGATATGTTCAAAAAGCGTCATGTAACAGGCAACCACGGCGTTCCATTAGGTGGAATTGGGTAAGATCTTAAGTTTAATATAAGCAACATGTTGTTCTTTCTATTAGAAATGTTTTCAATACACAAAATGTTTTAGTGGAGGAAGCATCGGAAGGAGTTACAAAGGTGAGTTTCAGCAGTTTAAGCTCTTTCCTAAAGTTTGTGAAGAAGCTCCAATCCCCACAAACCAATTCTCAGTAAGTAGACATCTCTTGCTCTAACACTTACTATCACAAAGATGCATGCTTCTTGATTACGTTTTGTTGATGATTAGGTTTTTGTTTCGAGACCCGGTGGTGTGAATTACTCAACTGTACTATGCCCAACAAAGCCAGAATCTGTGAAGTAAGGCTATTTAATAGCTTTCCATGGATCATTTGAAGGAAGAAACTTTGTTCCTTATTATAACTTAACGTTATCAATGCAGTGGTAAAACAGAGGGTTTAGGAATAGAATCATGGGATTGGAACATGAAAGGGGATAAGTCTATGTATCATGCTCTGTATCCAAGGTCTTGGACCGTTTACAAcggtataaaaaaaatgaatctaaCCATGGTTCGTTGTAGATCAAAATGTTTTCATCAGATTCATGATTGCTAAAGGtttataataaaatgtatttGGCTTTGGGGAACAGAGCCTGACCCTGAACTAAGAATAGTTTCTCGTCAAGTTTCTCCCTTTATACCtcaaaattacaaagaaagCAGTCTTCCAGTATCGGTTTTCGAGTTTACGGTAAGAATATCCCGAGAAGATGTTCTTTTTACGACTTTATTATCTCAGATGATCATAAAAAAGTTGTACCTTTTTGGCTAATGTTTCACAGGTGAGTAACCTTGGGAAAGAAGAAGCAACGGTTACTTTGCTCTTTACTTGGGAGGTACACTAAtctcaaacaaaaatgatatctATCTGTTTCATGTATTTGAATGTTCAAGACCATTTATGTATGTGTGCTTACTTAGAACTCAGTGGGAGGAGCTTCTGGGTTAAGTGGAGAACACTACAACTCAACAACAATGTAAGTATCTATATTTCAAAGTCTATTGTCACAGcttttgatctttgtttttaacaaaagaaacccATTTTAATTTAATGGTGTGATATATCAGGGAAAGAGATGGAGTTCATGCAATAGCTTTACATCACAAGTTAATTTCTTTTACTTGAGCCTTAAGTTACTGAAAATTCCTCTGTTTTAGGGCTTTATTGCCGGTGatgaaattaagtttttttaaaagacttACTGATAACTTGTAGGACGGCCAATGGACACCCGCCAGTTACTTACGCTATTGCAGCgcaagaaacagaggatgtcCATGTCTCTGAGTGTCCATGCTTCTTAGTTTCTGGTCGTTCTCCTAAAGAAATCACAGCAAAAGAGATGTGGGGTGAGATTAAAAAGGTGTAatctttttgttctcttttcttGCAATGTTCTTCCAAATCTATTCAAAAAAAGGTCTGAAtgtttttgaactctcttttaGAACAAATCGTTCGACGGGTTAAATAACGAGCCAGGCTCACCTTCGAGACCTGGAACATCCATTGGAGCAGCCGTAGCTGCTAATGTGAATGTTCCTCCAGGTTGTGACCGTACCGTCACGTTTTCACTCTCATGGGACTGTCCTGAGGTGCGGTTCAATGAAAAGACTTACCACAGGTACAACCTATTGATTCAAAAATCTTGcatgaatatatatacttctaGTTTAATATTCACCTAATGTGAATCCTTATACTTTACAGACGATACACAAAATTCTATGGCAACTTAGGCGACGCAGCAGTAAAAATGGCTCGAGACGCTCTTCTAAGTACGTACTGGAATTTGCTATTGTTTTCGATTTCTTCTTTGCAACAAAAGTCTCAtatgatgttttctttcttcttgaaaCACAAAAGATTATGTTGATTGGGAGTCTCAGATTGAAGCATGGCAAAGCCCTATTCTTTCTGACACTACACTTCCTGACTGGTAAACTCTATTTATACCTTGAAACTTCTCTTCTACTTCGCAATCGATAACCGATGAATGTTTCAGGTACCGAGTTACTCTATTCAACGAACTATACTATTTCAACTCCGGAGGAACTATCTGGACAGGTAATTCAGTTATAATGTACAGACAAACAACTCTAGATTTTTTCTTgactatatttgttttttcaccAACCATAGATGGCTTGCCTCccaagaagaacaatgaaagaAGCAAGATTATGAATACAGAACAGAACGACATTGTTATAGACCTCTTCAAGAAAATCAATGCGGTTTGTGAGCAGATTCATTCTCCTCAGGCCTCGAATGCTGAAGAGAACATTGGGCAGTTCATTTACCTTGAAGGAATTGAGTATCTAATGTACAACACTTACGACGTTCACTTCTACTCTTCATTTGCACTTCTTAGTCTCTTCCCTAAGCTCGCACTCAGCATCCAAAGAGACTTTGCAGCAACAGTTTTGTTTCAAGATCCAACCAAGAAAAAGATCATGAGCTCTGGCGAGTGGGTTCCAAGAAAACTTCTTGGATCTGTTCCTCACGATATAGGTCTAAACGATCCGTGGATCGAACTAAACGAATATAACTTCTTTAACACGGATCGTTGGAAAGACTTGAACGCCAAGTTTGTTCTTCAAGTCTACAGAGACGTGGTTGCCACCGGCGATCAGGGTTTTGCGAAAGCGGTTTGGCCGTCTGTTTACACAGCAGTTGCTTACTAAGATCAGTTTGATAAGGACGAGGACGGGATGATTGAAAAGGAAGGGTTTCCGGATCAGACATACGATGCTTGGAGTGTTACAGGGGTTAGTGCTTATTGTGGCGGTCTCTGGGTCGCTGCTCTTCAAGCTGCGTCTGCGTTTGCTAGTATTGTTGGGGAAAACGCTGTTGCCATTTACTTCAATGCAAAGTATGAGAAGGCGAAAAGCGTTTACGAGAAGCTATGGAACGGTTCCTACTTCAATTACGACGAGAGTGGTAAGGGGTCTAGCTCCTCAATTCTTGCTGATCAGTTGGCTGGACAATGGTAAGAGTAAGACTCAACCACTCCGATTAGATTTCTCAGTTCTCTTTCCAACGCT is drawn from Camelina sativa cultivar DH55 chromosome 8, Cs, whole genome shotgun sequence and contains these coding sequences:
- the LOC104707295 gene encoding non-lysosomal glucosylceramidase isoform X1 translates to MKNGHSESELQTQMIGNERLPQVTWQRKLNSNVKNPSEFQMSIRDLLHLFPIGYRLWRYTKEQAVKGKVSMYDMFKKRHVTGNHGVPLGGIGGGSIGRSYKGEFQQFKLFPKVCEEAPIPTNQFSVFVSRPGGVNYSTVLCPTKPESVNGKTEGLGIESWDWNMKGDKSMYHALYPRSWTVYNEPDPELRIVSRQVSPFIPQNYKESSLPVSVFEFTVSNLGKEEATVTLLFTWENSVGGASGLSGEHYNSTTMERDGVHAIALHHKTANGHPPVTYAIAAQETEDVHVSECPCFLVSGRSPKEITAKEMWGEIKKNKSFDGLNNEPGSPSRPGTSIGAAVAANVNVPPGCDRTVTFSLSWDCPEVRFNEKTYHRRYTKFYGNLGDAAVKMARDALLNYVDWESQIEAWQSPILSDTTLPDWYRVTLFNELYYFNSGGTIWTDGLPPKKNNERSKIMNTEQNDIVIDLFKKINAVCEQIHSPQASNAEENIGQFIYLEGIEYLMYNTYDVHFYSSFALLSLFPKLALSIQRDFAATVLFQDPTKKQIMSSGEWVPRKLLGSVPHDIGLNDPWLELNEYNFFNTDRWKDLNAKFVLQVYRDVVATGDQGFAKAVWPSVYTAVAYLDQFDKDEDGMIENEGFPDQTYDAWSVTGVSAYCGGLWVAALQAASAFASIVGENAVAIYFNAKYEKAKSVYEKLWNGSYFNYDESGKGSSSSILADQLAGQWYARACGLKPITKEEWIRKALETIYEFNVMKVRGGTRGAVNGMSPDGQVDTNSLVSKEVWAGTTYSVAACMIQEGERDKGFQTASGIYEAVWSDRGLSCSFQTPEAWNMNDEYRSLCYMRPLAIWSIQWALTRTGSFEEKQKLVEGKEESDLLLRQHKGFQDVARFVKIVPTSNEHRTRSLLQDTYEAILNTLRL
- the LOC104707295 gene encoding non-lysosomal glucosylceramidase isoform X3, producing the protein MKNGHSESELQTQMIGNERLPQVTWQRKLNSNVKNPSEFQMSIRDLLHLFPIGYRLWRYTKEQAVKGKVSMYDMFKKRHVTGNHGVPLGGIGGGSIGRSYKGEFQQFKLFPKVCEEAPIPTNQFSVFVSRPGGVNYSTVLCPTKPESVNGKTEGLGIESWDWNMKGDKSMYHALYPRSWTVYNEPDPELRIVSRQVSPFIPQNYKESSLPVSVFEFTVSNLGKEEATVTLLFTWENSVGGASGLSGEHYNSTTMERDGVHAIALHHKTANGHPPVTYAIAAQETEDVHVSECPCFLVSGRSPKEITAKEMWGEIKKNKSFDGLNNEPGSPSRPGTSIGAAVAANVNVPPGCDRTVTFSLSWDCPEVRFNEKTYHRRYTKFYGNLGDAAVKMARDALLNYVDWESQIEAWQSPILSDTTLPDWYRVTLFNELYYFNSGGTIWTDGLPPKKNNERSKIMNTEQNDIVIDLFKKINAVCEQIHSPQASNAEENIGQFIYLEGIEYLMYNTYDVHFYSSFALLSLFPKLALSIQRDFAATVLFQDPTKKKIMSSGEWVPRKLLGSVPHDIGLNDPWLELNEYNFFNTDRWKDLNAKFVLQVYRDVVATGDQGFAKAVWPSVYTAVAYLDQFDKDEDGMIENEGFPDQTYDAWSVTGVSAYCGGLWVAALQAASAFASIVGENAVAIYFNAKYEKAKSVYEKLWNGSYFNYDESGKGSSSSILADQLAGQWYARACGLKPITKEEWIRKALETIYEFNVMKVRGGTRGAVNGMSPDGQVDTNSLVSKEVWAGTTYSVAACMIQEGERDKGFQTASGIYEAVWSDRGLSCSFQTPEAWNMNDEYRSLCYMRPLAIWSIQWALTRTGSFEEKQKLVEGKEESDLLLRQHKGFQDVARFVKIVPTSNEHRTRSLLQDTYEAILNTLRL
- the LOC104707293 gene encoding probable protein phosphatase methylesterase 1, with the protein product MDSSSNLNPLREDTSEEDHVVEPIDEAPASVFAARPLRPPSTSSSEKYSPVEWTSYFDKEDDVSITGSDDVFHVYMAGTEGPVVFCLHGGGYSGLSFSIVASKIKEKARVVAMDLRGHGKSVSENELDLSLETMSNDVLAVIKELYGDSPPAIVLVGHSMGGSVAVEVAANKTLSSLAGLVVVDVVEGTAIASLIHMQKILSNRMQHFPSIQKAIEYSVRGGSLRNIDSARVSIPTTLKYDDSKQCYVYRTRLEETEQYWKGWYDGLSEKFLSSPVPKLLLLAGTDRLDRTLTIGQMQGKFQMIVVKHTGHAIQEDVPEEFANLVLNFISRNRIGPHGVEIPGMWKPSQQPKT
- the LOC104707295 gene encoding non-lysosomal glucosylceramidase isoform X2, with the translated sequence MKHLIGNERLPQVTWQRKLNSNVKNPSEFQMSIRDLLHLFPIGYRLWRYTKEQAVKGKVSMYDMFKKRHVTGNHGVPLGGIGGGSIGRSYKGEFQQFKLFPKVCEEAPIPTNQFSVFVSRPGGVNYSTVLCPTKPESVNGKTEGLGIESWDWNMKGDKSMYHALYPRSWTVYNEPDPELRIVSRQVSPFIPQNYKESSLPVSVFEFTVSNLGKEEATVTLLFTWENSVGGASGLSGEHYNSTTMERDGVHAIALHHKTANGHPPVTYAIAAQETEDVHVSECPCFLVSGRSPKEITAKEMWGEIKKNKSFDGLNNEPGSPSRPGTSIGAAVAANVNVPPGCDRTVTFSLSWDCPEVRFNEKTYHRRYTKFYGNLGDAAVKMARDALLNYVDWESQIEAWQSPILSDTTLPDWYRVTLFNELYYFNSGGTIWTDGLPPKKNNERSKIMNTEQNDIVIDLFKKINAVCEQIHSPQASNAEENIGQFIYLEGIEYLMYNTYDVHFYSSFALLSLFPKLALSIQRDFAATVLFQDPTKKQIMSSGEWVPRKLLGSVPHDIGLNDPWLELNEYNFFNTDRWKDLNAKFVLQVYRDVVATGDQGFAKAVWPSVYTAVAYLDQFDKDEDGMIENEGFPDQTYDAWSVTGVSAYCGGLWVAALQAASAFASIVGENAVAIYFNAKYEKAKSVYEKLWNGSYFNYDESGKGSSSSILADQLAGQWYARACGLKPITKEEWIRKALETIYEFNVMKVRGGTRGAVNGMSPDGQVDTNSLVSKEVWAGTTYSVAACMIQEGERDKGFQTASGIYEAVWSDRGLSCSFQTPEAWNMNDEYRSLCYMRPLAIWSIQWALTRTGSFEEKQKLVEGKEESDLLLRQHKGFQDVARFVKIVPTSNEHRTRSLLQDTYEAILNTLRL